The DNA region ACCCTGATGAATTCAGGATTGTAACAAAGAGTGTAGACATTAATTATGACAAACCGGTTTCTTCTTTGATCCTTTTCTCTTTATATTAAAACCTGTAGCTGTAACTGCAATGCACAGACGCCCCCAACAATGAAAGTGGCGGTGGCAGGTGATCAGAGCTACCTCAGCACCATTCTGAGGTTCTTTGTGGAACAGCTGGCCAACAAGACGCCTGACTGGCTTACTTACATACGCTTCCTGGTAATCCCTATAGGTAAATCAACCATGATTATTGCAAACACACCCCTCCTGCAGCTTGTGCTTTAAACAGAACTGTACATCATGTTCTCTCTGCTTTCTTACTTAGGTTCCCATCCCCTGGCCAAGTACGTGGCCTCCTTTGACAGCAAGTTCAACAGCATTTTTATGGACTCTGCATGGAGGGAGCTGTTCTGCAGGGACAGAGCGGGCCGACCTCGGGTAGGGAATCATGTCTCTGGCGTCAGGCTATAAAGCAGGTCTGTCATCTTTAAAAAGAGGTCAAATCAAGGGTCCTGCGCTGGTGGATGAGGAAGTGATTTCATCTACCTGCAACAAACAGCTCCAGTCTGATTTAAGTCTGAATTTCTCTTCCTAAAAGGAGGAGATTCATCTGTCTCTTTATATTGTATCACATTGTGATAGCTTTGAAGGGCATTAACATTTGCCATatacaataaaatattaatcTGAAGAGCAGAAGCAGAATGCTTTTTGTAATTAATCAGCCTAATGTAAGACTCTTTTGGTGAATTGAAGCTTTTTGTGCCAGCAAATTTCAGTTCTATTTTTAGACTGCGACACACAGCACACGCTTCCTTTGGTTTCATCCAACTTTCCCCATTTTAAGATGGCGacctccttctctcttctgCACAGTCTTCTTGTGATATGCTAAACgtgaaaaaagggggaaaaaatgcttcAAATATTTTACAGCgtctttctctctgcagaaAGCATCGATGTAGCCGGACGAGTTGTTCAGTATCTCGCAGGTGCCAACATCTCGCACCAGTTCCCCATCTCAGAGGCCATGCTCACCTACAAACAAAAGAGGTAAAGCCACAGTGGTCATCGCTGTTTATTAAATGTGTATACATGTGATTATGTGCTTTTTAATTCATGATTGTGTTGAAATATTTACTTTGTATTTTGAAGCATGATCTCTGGAGTATGTGCATGtgattaaaaagacaaatgttgatTTTAGTGATGTTGTTACTCCCTGGAACTGGCAGGTTCTGGTCCACTTTAAGCTTGTATTTTTAATAATAAGGGTAAATGCATACGTCAGTGCAGTCCTATACCATCAGCAGGCACACACAGTGTGTGcatttgtttcctgtctgtctgaacATTTCCCCTTATTGTAAAACTGGCTTCCTTTTGCTCACAAGTCTTTAGTACAGCTCAGTTTTAACGCTGATGCATTcctccctcccctttcctctttGATTTGCATTCAAGGAAAAGGAGTTtgtattttgatttttacatCAGGTATCTAATTCAATTCATTTTCTTTGGCCTTTCCTTCCATTTGGCTCCTTGATGTGACTTTAGCGTTTCCTTTTCACACTCGGCACCCACAGTAACCTCACTTCACACTCAGCCCTGACAGTTGTGCCTTTGGTTGGTGTGAGTTTTGGATCTTGCTCTGTCTTGTGTGTGAAGATTTGCCTAACAGCCTTAACCGTAAATGTGGAATGCTAACCTTGCATGCAGAAATGACAAACAATTTGTTAGTAATAGAAGTCATGTGACCATAGTCAATCAAACTGCTAAAATATTTACCCCCAGATCAGCGCAATCTATTTTGCTTATTGTTAATTATTTTGCCTTAATAACTTGCTATTTGTTCTCCATAGTGCACAATAATTGCTTTTGAAAGACCTCATTGCAAAATTTTCAAATTTACATGAAATgactttaaaatcttttttaattttgtgaCTTCACAACGTCACTATTGGTTTTCAGCATTTGTGTTTAGTTAAAGCAGTATAATCATGTAGAGTTCTTGCTGAGAAAAATCTCCACTTCTAGACATGAAACATCTCTTAACCTTAATATTAAACTACGGTGCTAATGTCCGGGGTGTTTAGAGCCGCTGGTACAGAAGCCATCCATCCAGCCTGTTTGGCTGCTGGTTTTTGGAGTCTGCAtttagttctttactttgtTGACTCGACAAAGAGGTGTCTTTTTTCTTATTCTGATAGAGGAGTACTTATTGTTGATTGGCTGACATGTTCCCATGAGCAGACAGCTGTCAGTTAATGAGAGTTGGAGCATAAATGATGTTCCGTTACTCCAGCTCATCACAAAGACCCCCTAATGTGTTTTGGTTGTAATGAGTGGTCCTCTCATTCTTTGTTACTCATTGTTATGCGATGCATTCCATCCAAGCCAGTCATATTCCATTTCTGCTGCAATGGGACATGGTTTTCGACCATGTTGCCGCCACCTTCCCTCAAGGACCATTGTGTGTTCCTGTGCACCCCTGGATTGTTGAAATGTTGTAATTCACGTCCTCACAGCCCCCTAACCCTGTCTGTTTACAGCCCCGATGAGGACTCCTGTCAGAAATTTGTGCCATTTATTGGGGTAAGAGCAACTTCACAgacacatgtgttttgtgtgttaaaCCGTGATCTAACCATCTCATTATTCATGCAGGTTGTGAAAGTTGGAATTGTGGAGCAAAGCCTCTCCACATCAGGTAGTAATGTTATGGCAATTTACCGGATTATTTATGTGTTGATGACCTGAAGGTAATAATTCCCTGAAATTCCAGTTGATTCTGATGATGCAATGGGAGGAAGTGTGggcatcctctcctctccaacacCACCATCGGCTGGTCCGTATGGGAAGGAGATTGGGGGCACCCCTCCACAGTCACCCTCTGTGTCCACTGCCCTCTCTGGAACTGGGTATGACGGGTTACATGTATCAAGAATAAACCTCCACCTTCTTATTCTCATGATTTTTCATTGCTTTCTTAGCTCTCCATGTTCTGGCAGTGAAGTGATGGGGTTGCAGGTTGACTACTGGACGTGGCAGggtccagagaagaagaaagatggGGAAAAGAGAGACGTGGGACTGAAGAACACTCTGAAGAGCAACTTCCGTTCTCTGCAAGTCAGCCGCCTGCCTTCTGGAGGGGAACTAACTCCGCCACCAAGCATGGCCATGACCGTTGTCACTAAGGAGAAGAATAAGAAAGGTGAGGAAAAGAGTGTTGTTATTCCTCTTGGACAGAAATAAGAGATGAGCTACAGAAGTCTGCTAAGGTTACTCCTTTGAACCTTCACTCccagacatacagtatattcacTCTAATGTGTGCACATCTAATCTTTGTTAAACCATGTTCAGTCCTGTAACAATGTTGAAATTAATGGCTGTCATTgccttcctgttttcacttccAGTGATCTTTCTTAGCAAGAAGCCCAAGGAGAAAGATCTGGACTCTAAGAGTCAAGTGATTGACGGCATCAGCAGGTTGATCTGCACAGCTAAGCACCAGCACACAATGTTAAGGGGTAAGACGCTGCCATCTTGTGCCCGATTGTCTTAAAATCAAAATTTACACAGTTCACTGTTCTAGAGCTGCTCAAAGTCTAAGTCCTGAAAACCTTTTGTTCATAGTTGAAAATGTATGTAGTGTTGCAGTCAAATGTTTAGGAGAAATGACCTTAATACTACTCCTGTGGTAGCAATTTGAAGAAAAGTGGCTGTAACAAGGCTGCCAGATGTGGTGCTGGCAGCTGCTCGGATGCACCACAAAACTAGTATCAAGGAATCTTTCTCAAAAATGATTTATTCATCAAAATGTGCTCAggatttcatttgatttgttgTAGCTTTGTGAAACGTTTGAAGGGTTTTGTACACTCAAATCTTCACATCTTTATCCATGTGTCAGAGAGTAGAGTGAATATTTGTGTCAACTATACCTTTAACTTAAGTTGTTGATCATATTCTTTTGCCTTCAGTCACAATCGACGGAGTGGAATGGAACGATGTAAAGTTTTTTCAGCTCGCTGCCCAGTGGCCAACACATGTCAAGCACTTCCCAGTGGGAATCTTTGGATACACTAAGCCGGTGTGAGCGTAGCCACCACCCATCTGGACCCGACTGCATTGCACTTGGCTCCACGTCAGGCTACAGAGTTAGAGAGGAAACACCAGCGAGGCCCCAGCAGTAATAGTTTTCCTGTGGAAATCTTACTCACAAATCAATGTTCCTTACACAAATTTCATGTTGTTGAGTTGATGTTTGTGATGTCGGGTGTTgatattgttgtttttgttttttacacactaaaaaaaagaaaacatactATTTTGTAAGAATTGTGCTACAACCTCTGAGGTCATTTGAGGAGTTTAACAATTTGCCACATTTCAAGAAAGGCAGCTGTGtttgcactttgttttcttaacattttattatttctgtgaAATCCTACATTTATTGTTACTCTATAGACATGGAGGAGTGTGACAGTGATGTGCAGTGGAGTGTGTGAGATCGTTTGAgatgtttgttgttggaagTTGGAGTATTGCTGTGAATTTAGATGGAATCTCTTCTAACTCAGTGCTCAGTTTTCTTACTTGTTTCCCTTTACTTTCTCTAAAAGGTCAAACTTTTGTAGGAAGGAACTTTAGTTCTTTGTGTCTTGTTGCTTAAAAGTACACCGTGTTtaaagcaaagaaagaaaagagtctTTTTGAGGGTAGCTAATAATAGCGACTGTTCACATTACAAATGAATCGAAGctacatttataaaaaaatgTTCCCCTATGATTTTGTATCCATGTTTACGTCCAGACCACCTATAAGCAGGGTATCACAACATTTCTGATGTTAACAGCTGAATGCCAAATGAATCTTGTCAGTTAACCTTTAGTGTTCTGCTTTTCTTAAATTTCCTCCCATTTCCCGCCTGTTTCCACCCGTGCTGTAATCAGAGTCGATACGGTATTTGACCTGAAATCGTGATTTATCATAAAGGTTGTGTTATCTTCGTGGACACCGCAGACCCACAACAACCTGACAAATTTCGGTGATGTGCCAAAGTTGCCATTTTCCAGTTGGCCACCATAATTTGGTCAAACCTCTTGGCGTATTGACAGAAATAATAAGTTTATTACATGTGTGGTGCCTGTGGAGATCAGTAATAATATTACTGAATTTAACCTGTTACTGTTCCCTGTTTGGCCAAATAATCATTTCCAAGAGGTGTGTCCATGAATGTGGGGTCCTTGAATTTACCCTCAGTGACTGGATGCGCTAAAGTATCCTGATCTTAGAGAAAAATACCAACTTTTTGGTCTGACTTGAAACTTTAGCACAATGCAATTATTAGATAGTCATTAGTATAGGAAGAAAAGTGTCTGGAGTATTGCCATATGTCCAAGTCAttgcctgtgtgtctgtaggtgtgCTACATGTTTGATGGTACTCCCTCAATTGGCatttttgattgatttatttttttatgtcctACAACAGAACACCTTTGAACAAAGGACTTTcttgttgcatttttttttttataaagacTTTATGAGCTTTGAAAGGCTGGCTTTTGTAGTATTGTATAGAAATATAgacaaaatgttttattgtgaaTCCCCTTAAAATTGAAAGCACAAATAGCTTAATTCTATGTCATGACATAAATGCCAAATATACTGCCAGAACTCCTGATGATGAAGTTGACATGTACGATGCAGACACTCTAAATAACATATTCCCTCTTTATGTAATGCACTTTCGTGTGGTTTTATAGTCATCTTATTTAGAATTGGGATGCGGTTTGAGGTTGAAGTGCAAGGGATAACATCTGAAATGTAAACCCTAACCACAAAAGAGATTTGATTTGTGGGGATTCAGTGTGCaatgttttattctttatttaaaaaaaacaattttttgttaattttgacttctttttttatCCAAAAACTCTTTTTGACTCCACTGAAATCAATATCTCAGAGAGATATTTTGTAGAAAATACCCCAAAGTATGACTGCATTTCATTAGTGGTATTTGACATGTTTCCCTCCCCACATCTACACACAGTGTGGGGGTGTTGAGTACGATTGGGTCAATGAGCAGGCATGATCATTTGCATCAGTATTAATGGTTTTCATTAATGGTCAGTTAAAACATGCCATCTCATTGCTCCTGTTACTTGAAATGCCACCCAGTGTCTTTGCACAAACACTATTTGAAATGACATGGCAGTATTTTTAAATTTACCACTAAAATGGGTTACTCTGCATGTTGTTTTACTATagctgtaaatatgttttggatttttatattttgttcCCTTCCATACTCTCACAAGCAGTTGTGCTTAATAAATTTTTAATCTTCTGTACAAAACAGCTCTTTTGGTTTTACCTTTCCGTTAACAATCCACAGTGAGTACAAGCACGTGCAGTCCCAAATATGTTCACACTGGCTTTATTTAGCAGCAATTGATGGCAGGTTGATGTAACTCTTCATAGGAGGCAGAGGTTTAATCTTGCGTCCTGCCCAGCCCCCTTTCCTCTGCCACAAGCCGCTCGAAGGGCGAATGCCGAACCAGCGATTCCGCCCAGCTTTGCCGATGATCTCTTTATTGTGGTCAACGTTGGACACCCGTCCCACTGTCACCATGCATGTCTCCAGTACCTGTGAGTGCATGGTTAGTTCAGAGCAGAATATAGCTTTATGCGAAGTCTTGATGCAGAAAGCCTCACCTGCACCTGCTGCTTCGAAGGGAGCTGAACTATCGCTGTTCCATTTACTTTACGCAGCAAAACACCGCTTGTCCcttcaaacaaagaaaacattccgcaaagggttagggttaaatggtGACAATGAATAATAAAGTCTGTTATTGTATAAATCTgatttcagaaaaaaatgtcCAGTACTGTGTCAAGCCAGCCAAACAGGTTTAGTCTCTGCTTGGCTGCAGGTAACAAAAGTATGCCCAACGAAAGATTACCTGCAGCACGGATATACTCGGATCCCTTCCCAGGCTGTATCTCTAAGTTGTTGACCAGTGTCCCCACAGGAAGAGCTCCCAGTGGGTACGCATCCCCCTCCTTAGCTGATACTGCAGCATAAAACCAGGTTTTAACTTAAATAAGACAACACATATAAACACGTAAGTCCATATTCCTCATCTCTGGTGAAGGTTGTTACCTGCCATACGTCCAATGACTGCAGATGTTTTGATGATGTCTTCAGCCTGCATGTTCTCTGTAGCAATAATCCATCTTTTTCTGTTGCCTCCAGCTACAAGTGCTATGTCAGCAGACCTATATGCACAATCATGAGGACCAGACCAGGCATTTAGGATCTCCAGCATGCAGGAAGTGGACAGCCAATGTGATTTAAGTGGTCTATCTGCATGTTTGAAAGCTAATCTCACCTACATGGGTCGTATCTCACTTCCACAACCTTTTCTTCAAAAGGTTGGTCCTCTTTGCCTGCTTCATAATTCAGCCTCTTAAAGTCAACCATTCGGTATCTTTGTTTATGGCCACCGCCAATGCCATGTGTTCGAATCTTTCCTGAGTGATACAGATAAGAAAGGATCAAAATAATCAAGGCTGTGATACAGGAGAAATATATTCCCTTAGATGTGCTGTCATTCTCATAAATAAAACAGGTGCTTTGTTTACTTAAATTGTAAATGTGGATTTCTAAAGCCCAAATAACATCTTGAATCTTTCCACAACTTCATATACTGTACATAGCAGAGAGGTGTACCTGTGTGGTCTCTGCCTCCAGTCTTCTTAATACCAATTGGTCTGATAGTGTActtctccctctgcttccaAAGTGTCCTATTCTGAGCCAGAGAGGCTGTAGTGAGGAAACCCCTGGCCTGTACAAATATACTGGGGACCAGGGATCCCACTTTAGACTGTGTGAGCATCTGTGgtcacaaaaaaatgaaactataattttaaaaaaaagtattacaCTCGCTTTGATGATTCGTGAATTCTCTGTCTGAGGTCCCCTGATAAAGTTGGCAAGCGAATTATTACCTGAAAGGATACCTTTAGGAAGCGAACAGCTCCACTTAGACCTGAATTCGCCATCATTACGTCCTCCAGGCAGCTCTGAACCGTTTGACAAGTAAAT from Takifugu rubripes chromosome 4, fTakRub1.2, whole genome shotgun sequence includes:
- the mrpl2 gene encoding large ribosomal subunit protein uL2m produces the protein MMANSGLSGAVRFLKVSFQMLTQSKVGSLVPSIFVQARGFLTTASLAQNRTLWKQREKYTIRPIGIKKTGGRDHTGKIRTHGIGGGHKQRYRMVDFKRLNYEAGKEDQPFEEKVVEVRYDPCRSADIALVAGGNRKRWIIATENMQAEDIIKTSAVIGRMAVSAKEGDAYPLGALPVGTLVNNLEIQPGKGSEYIRAAGTSGVLLRKVNGTAIVQLPSKQQVQVLETCMVTVGRVSNVDHNKEIIGKAGRNRWFGIRPSSGLWQRKGGWAGRKIKPLPPMKSYINLPSIAAK